In one Micromonospora polyrhachis genomic region, the following are encoded:
- the purL gene encoding phosphoribosylformylglycinamidine synthase subunit PurL, whose amino-acid sequence MPADGLAPTPRHPVSADPPLAAASSRAISADDLVDGPDTVAQAVASPDELQPYPELGLRDDEYDRIRQILGRRPTQSELAMYSIMWSEHCSYKSSKVHLRQFGEKAPPSDRLLAGIGENAGVVQISDRLAVTFKVESHNHPSFVEPYQGAATGVGGIVRDILAMGARPVAVMDPLRFGAADHPDTARVLPGVVAGVGGYGNCLGLPNIGGEVVFDPCYQGNPLVNALCLGVLPVDRLQNKAAAGPGNVVVLMGAKTGRDGIGGVSVLASATFEEASEQRRPSVQVGDPFTEKLLIEACLELYDAQLVVGIQDLGGAGLTCALTETAAAAGTGMRVWLERVPLREPSMEPHEILASESQERMLLVVEPEKLEAVLKTAEKWGVLATAIGEVTPAQPDGEPGRLLVTWRGHVVVDVPPGSLVDDGPVYARPMREPADLILLQADRAETLPRPATPEALRETVLRMIASPNLCDKSWVTEQYDRYVLGNTVLAQPEDAGVIRVDEETGLGVALSVDGNGRYARLDPYNGAKLALAESYRNVAVSGAQPIAVTNCLNFGSPEDPGVMWQFAEAVRGLADGCAELGIPVTGGNVSFYNQTGAAAIHPTPVVGVLGVLDDVAQRVPMGFARSAGADQDLIFLLGETHVELSGSEWAWVAHGHLGGVPPRVDLARERVLAETIAEAARVGHVRSAHDLSDGGLAQALVESTLRYGVGAQIALPEEFAGGSMPFVYLYSETTGRALVTVPHGQEKAFTALCAERGLPWTLIGVTEPTSGALEVRGQFRLTLDELRTAFTSTMPSIFGGTVSGSVADPEELTSATVASGQFNQAEQVNPAEPGGQAEPVDGPADPAGGVPTSAGH is encoded by the coding sequence ATGCCGGCCGACGGACTCGCCCCCACGCCACGGCACCCGGTTTCGGCCGATCCGCCGCTGGCCGCCGCGTCGTCCCGTGCCATCTCCGCCGACGACCTGGTCGACGGTCCCGACACGGTCGCCCAGGCGGTCGCCAGTCCCGACGAGTTGCAGCCCTATCCGGAGCTGGGGCTCCGCGACGACGAGTACGACCGCATCCGGCAGATCCTCGGCCGTCGCCCCACCCAGTCCGAGCTGGCCATGTACTCGATCATGTGGAGCGAGCACTGCTCCTACAAGTCGAGCAAGGTCCACCTGCGCCAGTTCGGTGAGAAGGCACCCCCCAGCGACCGACTCCTCGCCGGGATCGGGGAGAACGCCGGGGTCGTCCAGATCTCCGACCGGCTCGCGGTCACCTTCAAGGTCGAGTCGCACAACCACCCGAGCTTCGTCGAGCCGTACCAGGGTGCGGCGACCGGCGTCGGCGGCATCGTCCGGGACATCCTGGCGATGGGTGCCCGCCCGGTCGCGGTGATGGACCCGCTGCGCTTCGGCGCGGCCGACCACCCCGACACCGCTCGCGTGCTGCCGGGCGTGGTTGCCGGCGTCGGCGGCTACGGCAACTGCCTGGGCCTGCCCAACATCGGCGGCGAGGTCGTCTTCGACCCCTGCTACCAGGGAAACCCGCTGGTCAACGCGCTCTGCCTCGGTGTGCTGCCGGTCGACCGGCTACAGAACAAGGCCGCTGCCGGTCCCGGCAACGTGGTCGTGCTGATGGGCGCGAAGACCGGCCGGGACGGCATCGGGGGCGTCTCGGTGCTGGCCAGTGCCACCTTCGAGGAGGCCAGTGAGCAGCGCCGCCCGTCGGTGCAGGTCGGTGACCCGTTCACCGAGAAGCTGCTGATCGAGGCGTGTCTGGAGCTCTACGACGCCCAACTCGTCGTCGGTATCCAGGATCTCGGCGGTGCCGGGCTGACCTGCGCGCTGACCGAGACCGCCGCCGCTGCCGGCACCGGGATGCGGGTCTGGCTGGAGCGGGTGCCACTGCGCGAGCCGTCGATGGAGCCGCACGAGATCCTGGCGAGCGAGTCGCAGGAGCGGATGCTGCTCGTCGTCGAGCCGGAGAAGCTGGAAGCCGTACTCAAGACCGCCGAGAAGTGGGGCGTACTCGCCACCGCCATCGGTGAGGTCACCCCGGCCCAACCGGACGGCGAGCCCGGTCGGCTGCTGGTCACCTGGCGGGGCCACGTCGTGGTCGACGTGCCGCCGGGCTCGCTGGTGGACGACGGACCGGTCTACGCCCGGCCGATGCGAGAGCCGGCGGACCTGATCCTGCTCCAGGCGGACCGGGCCGAGACGTTGCCCCGACCGGCCACCCCGGAGGCGCTGCGCGAGACCGTGCTGCGCATGATCGCCTCGCCCAACCTGTGCGACAAGTCCTGGGTCACCGAGCAGTACGACCGCTATGTCCTCGGCAACACCGTGCTCGCTCAGCCCGAGGACGCGGGCGTGATCCGCGTCGACGAGGAGACCGGCCTCGGTGTCGCGCTCTCCGTGGACGGCAACGGCCGGTACGCCCGGCTCGACCCGTACAACGGCGCGAAGCTGGCGTTGGCCGAGTCGTACCGTAACGTCGCGGTCAGCGGTGCCCAGCCGATCGCCGTCACCAACTGTCTCAACTTCGGCTCGCCCGAGGACCCCGGCGTGATGTGGCAGTTCGCCGAGGCGGTACGCGGCCTCGCCGACGGGTGTGCGGAACTGGGCATCCCGGTCACCGGGGGCAACGTCAGCTTCTACAACCAGACCGGTGCGGCGGCGATCCACCCGACGCCGGTCGTCGGGGTGCTCGGTGTACTCGACGACGTCGCCCAGCGGGTGCCGATGGGCTTCGCTCGGTCGGCGGGTGCCGACCAGGATCTGATCTTCCTGCTCGGTGAGACCCACGTGGAACTCTCCGGCTCCGAGTGGGCCTGGGTGGCGCATGGTCACCTCGGCGGTGTTCCGCCCCGGGTGGACCTGGCCCGGGAACGGGTACTGGCCGAGACGATCGCGGAGGCGGCCCGGGTGGGGCACGTCCGTTCCGCGCACGACCTCTCCGACGGTGGCCTCGCCCAGGCGCTGGTCGAGTCGACCCTGCGATACGGCGTCGGGGCGCAGATCGCGCTGCCGGAGGAGTTCGCGGGTGGCTCGATGCCGTTCGTCTACCTCTACAGCGAGACCACCGGTCGGGCCCTGGTCACCGTGCCGCACGGCCAGGAGAAGGCGTTCACCGCGCTCTGCGCGGAGCGCGGACTGCCCTGGACCCTGATCGGCGTCACCGAACCGACCAGTGGTGCCCTGGAAGTACGCGGGCAGTTCCGGTTGACGCTGGACGAGCTGCGGACCGCTTTCACGTCGACCATGCCGAGCATCTTCGGCGGTACGGTGTCCGGCTCGGTGGCCGATCCCGAGGAGCTGACCTCGGCGACCGTGGCGTCCGGGCAGTTCAACCAGGCTGAGCAGGTCA
- the purQ gene encoding phosphoribosylformylglycinamidine synthase subunit PurQ, producing MTARIGVVTFPGSLDDGDAARAVRIAGAEAVRLWHGDADLHGVDAVVLPGGFSYGDYLRCGAIARFAPVMGTIVTAARGGLPVLGICNGFQILCESHLLPGALTRNEHLHFRNRDQLLRIESAGTAWTNVYQAGQEVLIPVKNGEGRYVADQRTLDELEATGRVVARYVDGNPNGSQRDIAAITNEAGNVVGIMPHPEHAVEALTGPSLDGLGFFTSILKHLAGAPA from the coding sequence GTGACCGCCCGCATCGGTGTGGTGACCTTCCCCGGCTCGCTCGATGACGGGGATGCCGCCCGGGCGGTTCGGATCGCCGGAGCCGAGGCGGTACGTCTCTGGCACGGCGACGCCGACCTGCACGGTGTCGACGCCGTGGTGCTACCCGGTGGCTTCTCCTACGGCGACTACCTGCGCTGCGGGGCGATCGCCCGGTTCGCCCCGGTGATGGGGACGATCGTGACTGCGGCTCGGGGCGGATTGCCGGTGCTCGGCATCTGCAACGGCTTCCAGATCCTGTGCGAGTCGCACCTGCTCCCGGGCGCGCTGACCCGCAACGAGCATCTGCACTTCCGTAACCGGGACCAGCTGCTGCGCATCGAGTCGGCGGGTACGGCCTGGACCAACGTCTACCAGGCGGGCCAGGAGGTGCTCATCCCGGTCAAGAACGGCGAGGGCCGGTACGTCGCCGACCAGCGCACCCTGGACGAGCTGGAGGCGACCGGGCGGGTCGTGGCCCGCTACGTGGACGGTAACCCGAATGGCTCGCAGCGTGACATCGCGGCGATCACCAACGAGGCCGGCAACGTGGTCGGCATCATGCCGCATCCCGAGCACGCCGTGGAGGCGCTGACCGGCCCCTCGCTCGACGGCCTCGGCTTCTTCACCTCGATCCTCAAGCACCTGGCGGGGGCGCCGGCATGA
- the purS gene encoding phosphoribosylformylglycinamidine synthase subunit PurS, with protein MPRVVVDVMLKPEILDPQGQAVANALPRLGVSDVSSVRIGRRVEIEFTGEPDLDRAREIADKLLANPVIEDFTLRVVEMDDTEGARP; from the coding sequence GTGCCTCGCGTCGTCGTCGACGTCATGCTCAAGCCGGAGATTCTTGATCCCCAGGGCCAGGCTGTCGCAAACGCGCTGCCACGGCTCGGGGTCAGCGATGTGTCTTCCGTACGTATCGGCCGCCGGGTCGAGATCGAGTTCACCGGTGAGCCGGACCTCGATCGTGCCCGGGAAATAGCCGACAAGCTGCTCGCCAACCCGGTCATCGAGGACTTCACGCTCCGCGTGGTCGAGATGGACGACACCGAGGGCGCTCGGCCGTGA